A window of Cyanobacterium sp. T60_A2020_053 contains these coding sequences:
- a CDS encoding YeeE/YedE family protein: MVEFNWITSLSGGILIGISASLLLLFNGRIAGISGMINGALDWQNREYWRWYFLVGMIIGGIIYEYLSPFPPTPAANFDFLTMIIGGLCVGWGTPMGNGCTSGHGVCGLGRFSGRSLVAVITFMVTAMITVFIF, translated from the coding sequence TTGGATTACGAGTTTAAGTGGTGGTATTCTTATTGGGATTAGTGCATCGTTACTCTTACTGTTCAATGGGCGCATTGCTGGGATTAGTGGTATGATTAATGGAGCGCTAGATTGGCAAAATAGAGAATACTGGCGCTGGTATTTTTTAGTAGGGATGATAATAGGGGGTATTATTTACGAATACCTATCTCCTTTCCCTCCAACACCTGCTGCTAATTTTGACTTCCTTACCATGATAATTGGTGGCTTGTGTGTGGGTTGGGGAACTCCCATGGGGAATGGATGTACCAGTGGTCATGGAGTGTGCGGTTTAGGGCGTTTTTCTGGGCGTTCACTGGTAGCGGTAATTACTTTCATGGTTACTGCGATGATAACCGTTTTTATTTTTTGA